In Dioscorea cayenensis subsp. rotundata cultivar TDr96_F1 unplaced genomic scaffold, TDr96_F1_v2_PseudoChromosome.rev07_lg8_w22 25.fasta BLBR01000789.1, whole genome shotgun sequence, the genomic stretch aatgattgGATATTTGTATAGGGATGGCAAGTACAGTGCAGTGGACCCGACCCTAGTTCAGATTCGtagtaaataaaaagttttggaCATAAGTTTCTGCAAATGCGGTCGGGTCCCGAGCATCCTTTGGTTGTTTGGATTTAGATTTGGGCGAGACGTGAATAACTTTGAAAAACAGGGTCCTTTTACcccttaaaatttttaaaacctaCAATCTAAAGCGCATTTGTTTTGAAAACTTTAATCTTAAAAAGCTCAACGTATATCGTTTTCgtattaagacttagatttttgtatgatttaagTTGAATTTTGGACTTTTGACGtctttttgcatttaatgtgaattaaattatttttgtataatttaatatttgagtgaacttaataaatttaacttgcggttttttaaaataaagcaaGGTTTAGACAGTATTACATTTGTCTGGATTTGAAAACTGAGTAGGCTGGATAAAAATTTTTCGATTTATATTAGTGAGTTGTTTGAACTCCCGATTTTTATTTGGACCCGGATTTTTACCATCCCTCATATATTTGTGCAACAAACAAAAGATGCTTAAAAGTTAAAAGataataaactataatttttcttataaattacttaaaaatttatttatataaataatcgTTGATCAGCTTTAAGAAGACTCCATACGTAACGGCCTGCGCAACAAACGTTTAATAGGGATACACTTCTAATTTCATGTGTTTGGATTTTAAAACACTTGATATTTatggtaaaaataattaatctaaaaatatggaaaataaagtGATCAAAAACAGCAATGAACTCAATCACAATAACCAAAGATCGTTCTTAAACAAGTTGTGTTCGAATGCTATATATACTGAAAACACAACCCTACTATGTGAATTAaccattaaacatatatatccATATCTCAACTTTACATTCACCAATAATTTCAACATATTGTGCTACAGTTAAATACTTGAAACAACCACAAAAAGGACGTCAGAGTCAACTCCTTCAAAAATTTGGATGTTCACCCAATAATAAGATGTCAATAAAGTTAAAGAAAcatgaatttataaaaacacGGCACTGCATGCCATGGAACATGAAAATCAGATGAATATGAGTCATTTCCTCAAAAAGACACTGCATGAGCTCTGATTCCTTACTTACTTCAAAACTAATATCAGTATAAAATACACAGCTAAATCTAAAAACTCATGTAAAAAGACTGCTGAgaacataatatatttttaagcatGCAATACATCGAAAGCTTTCAAAATTTACATTTCGCTCTCTTATAATAGGTACCTGTAACTCTACAAATTTCACATAATGCCTCATGATAATTTCAGATGAACTGCTTCAAAAACTCAGATCACCCAAGCCGACCTCTTGTGTTTACTGATAGCTTTAACTCACTTATCTCTTTGTCCAATGTCCTACATTATACACAGGCAAAGCATATTTAGTGAGAAACAGTGCACTCATTCAAATGGAAGTTGTTCAGTGTAAGAAGAGTGTGCTTATTTATATTCTATAAgacaaaagtatatatatatatatatatatttaaatttagtatTACAAAAGGAACATTGATTAGATGAACTTTTGTATCTTGTagaaatgtgtgccaaccatTTGATTTTTGAAGGGAACCAGGGAACCGgtacaatcaatgaaagcaACTAGCAATAGGCTCAGCAAAGGTCTTTGATAAGAGAATGTACAACCATTTGATCGATAATCCCtacttaaaaatcaaaaatatatatccgtCTTTATCACTGAGATAAATGCGCATTACCCTTCATATCAAACAAAATGATGTGACTTCTCTTACCATTATGAAAATACAATTCTCTTGCACTATCACAGCATCacttacaatgatttttttcttatattaaaaataaagaccACGAAGTGGTTGTGACATGGGTCGCTAAAGAAAATAGTTTCAAGTTTGAATCATTGTGCATTTGAAAAACACCGATTGAGAGAAATCTACCCCATATAGAGCTTCTATTACCTCCCCAAGGTTAATTTAGAGCCCGTGGCTTCTTGATAAACTATGCGTCTTAGGAAAGCGCTTTCATCTCATCCCTAAGAGTGGCATAGCAGCCACTTGGCACCTTCCACCATGTAAGAATCTCCAGAAATTGTTtttaagaacaagaaaaatattcttcttttgcattttaaaataatttatagatCTACCTTAGTAGAATCCAGTCAGTTAGGCAACATCAaaagtttatgttatgttatcTCATATACCACTGATCGATACACTACACATGCGCACAACATCAAAGGTCAGTGCAAAAATCCAGTAGGTCAGGcagcaaaagaaaatatttatcttttaccaTTGTGCATGTTATATTATTCATACACTGATCACCGCTGAACTGTCTCATGAGAAAAGAACAAGCACTTCAAGGCAATAGTTATCCAACATAACAAGGGAAAATTTGCCAAAGGTTATTGATGTCATTTGACAAAGATATAAGTTGATGAAAAAGTATTTAGATGAAAAAGCCAAGGTTGCTACCTCATAAATTGCACAATGAAATCTATAAGCTTGTGCTTTTGCATATCTTCACAGTGGTAGTTTGTGATGAGAAAACTAAGATCATAACCCTGTAAGAGAGAACAGTGAGAGTTCAGATAATAATCTCAATACAAAGTTCATCCACATTAAACAATTTAGTTAGAATAAATATCaggtttattattaaaaagtgaGAAAAGGAAAATACTATTTCCTTTGATAAAATAAGAGTTGAAAAATTCCACCCTCAATCTAAACTCAATAATGAAAAACACCTGCACTGGCTTTTCTCCTGAGAACTTGGAATGCCTCTGCCCTCATTGACAAAAACCTGAGAAACTTTTTGCCAGTATGTTTTTCAAGTTCATCTGCTCGCTTAAcctaaacaaatgaaataaaataaaataaaataaaataaatcagcAATAACCTATATGATTGAAGAATCCCATCACCATAGAATTGAAGCTCTCCATTCAAAAGCGGTTAGATCCTTGACACATATAATATGCTAAGGGAACCATACATGTCAAAAACTAAAGGAATCACCTTGATGTTATTCTTTGACTCATTATTATTGACATGTATATGCTTTTTCTTTCATCTATTCTAATTTATAGGGCTGCCATTTTGGTTTGTTGCATACAATCATACTccaaatgttttatttgattaaaatactCACTCAATGATAAGAAGTGAGAAATTAATCCAAGAACATGACAAAATATAAGTTAGGTGCCTGAAGTGTAAAATGATTCATCATCACCTTGATGCTAACGCGCACTGAATTGATAGATGTCTCTATCAAGCATTTTTCTGCCTCATTTCGGCATATCAAAATCTGCAATAACTAACTGttaaatatcaaagaaaataaatttataatacctcaattatcaaaatatagaaTGGATAATGGAAATGATATTTTCGAACATCCAAGAATCAGTGATACACAAACTTCAGACTTTCATGCAAACATACAAAATTAATCTTTACCAATCTCACATGCTCCAATCTAAGCGGACAAAACTTCTTGGGATGACAAATGATTGAATGCCAGCCAGCAACATAAGCATAGTGGTGCAGAAgattaaatattaatacataAGCAGCATAGAAGAGACCAACAGTGTGATCAAGTGAATAAAAAcagattttattgctaattttgaaatttatgagaATTAAAATTTgctatgaaaaattttaatgccAGTGTCTCAcaggaaaataataaaaatgtcatATAGACAGTATAATGCAAGCCATGAACCAAGGCTCCTGGATTCCAGCAAATAAGAATGAAGCCACAGCCTTAACTTCAAATATGATGTGCTGAACGAAGGCACAGAAAAAGTTTCTTTCAAAGAAGATGAGTTACACAGAGATAGGAAAAAAGAGAAGTTGTTTCCTTGCCACCCCTTAGGATATAAGGAAATTGCTTGTTACCCCCTCATTCTTGAGAAATGCCACATACCCcatcatttaatttgattcaaTTCATTGCACCTTGCATGAATTTTGACATCCTAAACTAGATGCATAACCATGGTTTATTATAGTAAATTAATTTATTCCTTCTTTTTAAATGACCAAACTCCAACTCTCTCTTCACAAAAAGGGTTTCTCCTATCATTATTGCCTTTGCTCCATACATAAGAAGCTTCTTATAGATCTTCACCTTGAAGCCCTCAAACCAAGTAAACTCCAATTAAGAGGATATAGTTAATACAACTGCAAGGATTAGCAATTACATTTGAACATCCGATCATTAtgaattttaacaaaaaattaaccTGTAGCCTGCTTGATAAAACCATAGTTTACTCATAATTCCCTTTAAAATTTCATCATTGGTTATTAGCCTTTGGTAAAATCAACCATGAAAGAGGATATTCTAGTTTTTACCTGATAGTAGTGGGtacttttaataattaaaagagaCCATTCATAGTATATTCTTAACCCCTGGTTAGGAGAACTAATCTAAGAGGAAAGTGAAATAACATTATAGGCGGAGATCACGAAGTATTTCTGAGAAGTATGGGTGATAAATAAGAAACCCAAAGAACTGAATCACTATGTGCATGAACTGTTGCATGGGATACCGGCCAGAGGTATTAGGGGAAGCATGATACAGCAGAAGTGACAGAAATTGTAACACTAAGTATTCAAAGGATCTAGATTTTTCCCAGTACTAAAAGTTTGCAGGCAAAACATATACAACCATAAATTTATGTTGTATAACTATGTGAAAGTAGATGACCACACAAGTTATACAGGTAGCAGGAGGAAAAAGCAAAAATTTTCCCTGGTCAAAACCATGAGGAAGAAAAAAGGGATAAAGTAATACAAGGGTTAATATGAAACCAGATTAAGGAGGAAAAGTTTTAAATGAATCATAATTTACATTATGCAGCATTAGGAGTATTTATCCAACAGAACAAACTTCATTGTTTGCCAGGCCTACATCAACTCTTTTAATGTAAGTTATTAGTTAACATAATGTCTTTGGATAATATAGAATTAGATCAAAAATTTAACAGACATCGTATGTAAATATagtaagaaacaatttaatatTGATCCAAATGACaaacaataaaacataataGATGCTTTTATATACAGTAGGATTGCATATTTAATGCTTACAGGATTCAGCAGAAGTTCTGGGCTGGTCCTGCAAACAAGAACAGCAGCAGATTTAAAGCCAATACAAATCCTATACAAACCAAGTGACAGAATCAAACTAATCTCCTTCCACCATGAAAATTTTGGTAACTATATACAATCAGACAAGGAAAAAAAGCAACATTCTCAAAAGTCCTTACTCTAGTAAATTCAATCTCTATTAAGAAAGTGGAATAGAAAGAAACccaaatatgaaacattatcaaaaataaaaataaaaacagaagtAAGGCTTGCATGAATCTAACTAAAAGTCTCACAAGttaaatatgaaatcaaaaggAAAGAGGTACTTGATAGCATAGCAATAGTccttcaaacaaaataaaaaataaaaataattaacagcAGAAACATTCTCTTTATTTGAATCTCTGAACTTCTTTAATTTAAAGGCATTGAAACaataagtaaaaagaaaattctGTCGGACTTCCAAAATCAAGTGAGCTAAATGTAgactacattaaaaaaattaaataaataaataaatgctaatCTTGAATATAAGAGAGTGAAAACTTACTTAAGCTCAACCTCTGGCTTGTTATGCCTTTCAACTTCTTGACAAGGAAAATTCTGcaagaaatcaaacaaacacaaaaaatcgGGAAAACTACAGATCACATACACTGAAAAAATGTTAATTTCAATAGTTTGAATCatatcaaaaaaagaaaaaagaaaaaaacccaaaGATATActttttttgtggtttaaagATAAGATTTTTGAATCTAGAGAAAGGAATATGGTTTGAGTTGAGAATGAGGAATACCTGAAGACACATAGCGGCATCAAGTGTGTTGCGAATGCAAGCGAGATAAGAACGGAGAGAGTTGGCCTAGGAAGGGAGCAATGAGGGcataaaatcaaacaagagaGATCAAATAGCAATAAGAAGGGATTGAGATGATACCATGGCGATCGGAGAAGAAGATCCCTCAGGGCATGAAGAGGAGCAACCAGatgggaagaagaagatgagttCTGGTCGGTGTCAAGGGCAAtctatttaattaacaaataatcatttttatttttaattttttttttaacaatttttattgtctatatataaatttatttatattataacaataattggttttatataataactcaaatatttaatcccattaatttataattaattataagaaacaATAATTGCGGCTCAAATAActgtttttcaaatatttatagataagTTAAGAGTTGTAATTCATGCTAAGtgtatgattttaatttttctatttttttttttttgtagatgaATTTCTCTAATTTCATGATATGTAACAAaatatgtttttggttttgaagatctgtttatgattttttttaatcaataattgaattgtgtttactttttattataaatgtcacttcaaatatatatatttctaatttataattttgaatttttatattttaaatattctcaaaaatttgtagctttaatttaatgttatattttttttcttgtaaaactataataatttCGATAGGAAAGCGTAATTGATATTGTGACTTACAAGGGAGTTCCCTCAtggtaaattaatttttttaagtaatgtttttaaaacaaaataattatctttttacttgataaaaaatttataattattatttacttgattaaataaaaatatttaaatattcgctttataaaattttttaacttataaatatttttaaataaaaaatattattattattttcaaaaaattttaaataatatcaaaatgaGTATTCgattttcttttacaaaaaagtttaaataagatttattatttttttttttggctgggTAACCTTTCAATAAATGTCATAGATTACATATTATATTAGTAGTACGCATGAAGCTTGTCAGttatttttctcataaaaacatagaattaataaTTACTGTTCGTTAATTATTTGGAAAtagaaatttgatatttttacaataaaaaaataccaaaaataatatCTTAGTTCTTAGATGggaaaaaagcaaaaaattattaatataataaaattatcatagtCAACATAACTATGATaatattgatggattttttggaaaaaaattataaaacaattatGTCCAGTAaactattttatgatttttaaataaatttttatcatgTAATTTGGAAACAAAAATGGACAAGAGTGACAGTGGATATGGTAAAGTTAGCACAATtgtcagaaaaataaaaattaaagaagagaTTTCAAATAtatctatcaataaatatttatttatcaagtATAACTTCATAGTcttcatatataatattttaaaagaaaaattatatatatattgtaatatgAATCAGTGTGTATCATActttttaagataattttaaataagtaaatcTGAAAGTTTGTGATTGATGATGCTGCATAAATTGTGAAGTATATCaatgttaaataattttcaaaataagaaattttaaattttttttataaaatatagtcctttcatttttttaataaaataagtgaattttagaaaataaaataatattcgaACGTTTTTTTGGCGTGTATGCCCTTATTTAAGTAATCTTCTACAGTGGCTAATAATCAAATTCATCTTTTCGAAAGTGGGAGATGCATGTTATGTgaaagagaaataataaaataattattacaagTACTTTTACATAAAAGAGTTTTTTAGCCAAATATTCTTGTAATTTAAGCTATTAAATGTTTTACTTAATCATAGTGCTAAGATCTTAAATAGTATTTATTTGAGGAAAGATTGACTACTTATCAAGGTTTAAATGTAGGTGTGAAAATCTTATGTCCTAGTAGATGTTATTAATGTTCAAATGCATAAATATAAACTATGGAAATAAATATAACTAGGCAAATTCCCTTGCTTCGCTTTGAATTTGGTcatcttttttatttgcaattttGATGGTTGTAAGACAATATTATACGTAcacataatttgaaataaaaatagtttaattcaTGAAATTATAACATCATGCAGAGagtttttaagagaaaaatatataaaacaaatgcaaatgaTCGAAGTAATACCCAGCAGAAGaactattcaaaaaataaaaataaaaaatagaatagaaatgaaaaggtaaaaaaaatttaattacacaataatagATATTACAACCTCTTTTATAccttattaaaaacttaaatcaatGATCTTATTTTAGAAATACATCTAGTTTATGGAGTTTCAATATCTTtcatcatttaattatattctatattttgatatctttaattttttctaatttgctTAGATATAATCCAAGATAAATTGCGGGTTTCAATTATGACTTgcaaattgacaaaaaaaaattatgatttgctAACTCCCTATAGACATACATttatcacaaaacaaatatttttcaaattggtTTTGAAAGATTTTATGGAgtatttaatacaaaattaatgaaagcaattaAACTTTTACATTactaatttcataattaatgcaaataaatatagtgtaataatattttatccAAGATAAATGGTGGGTTTCAATTATGACTTGCAAattgacaaaaacataaaaattatgatttgataactCCTTATAGGTATACATttatcacaaaacaaatatttttgaatcactATAATAGATTTTGaaatgttttatataatatttaatacaaaattaatgaaagcaattaaacttttatattactaatttcataattaatgcaaacaaacatttaagtgcaataatatttttgaaaaaatcataattactccttgaaatgctctcaagccagattatacatctactttaaatatatactaGGCATTTTCCCCGGCTTCGCattggagtttttaaaattttatgaggagttttgagacaatatcatatataaaataatataattaaataaactcctaccataaaactattttatacatTGAATTTCAAAAGTCTCAAggacatttattgcataaatagtTAGGTGTagttaatgtttttcaattattaatattataagtaatataactaaaaacttaaatgttactaaaaaaaattaaaattgttccttAAAATGCTCTCGGAGtaaattatacatctactttaatagtatatatagatACTAGGCATTCTCCCCGGTTTCACATCGGACTTTTGcataaataagtgcaattaaattttttcaattattaatatcataagtaatataaataaaaacttaaatataataaaaaatttaaatttgatttttgaaacaCTCTCGaagcaaattataaaaataatataattaaacaactcaatGGAAATTGTTGAGTACTTTGGATTTGAAAGGTTTTATagacatttattgcataaataaaaaagtgcaattaaaaatttttctattattaatatcataagtaatataaataaaactttaaatataataaaaaattaaaatttattcctTCAAAGACTCTAGGAGcagattaaaataatataattaaacaactcatacAATGAAAACTATTGTATATTTAAGTTTCAACTATAATCAAAGATCTTATAGAcaattattgtataaataaaaaagtgtaGTTAatggtttttcaatttttaatatcataagtaatatatataaaaacttaaatataacaaaaaaatttaaaatttattttagatttttcatcttcCTCTACAATTGTCTATTAATCTTCTCATAAACCCCAATTgtatcatttaataaatatgaaaatattggtaatttaaaaaaaaataaagcttatattgtaatttaatataataccaaataaatatcgttaattttttattcatttaattataattttttattaataacacaaattttttttttatttatcatattttatattataccaaataaatgttgtttattcttttctaaaccaataattccaaataaatttacaaagattttcaatttccaaAGGCCATATATTTCCATGAGTACGTCTTAttgaatgtttaatataaaacttaCTTAATGCCGATGGtaaatcaatttcattaaatCTTATATGTTCATAATGCAATGGgagaaattctttaaaaaagagtttaaaaatcttCCTTGAAACCCCCTCCAATCAGattatcatttgttttcattaaggctgtgtttgattggcaacatggaaaatgggtggaaaaaaaaattttccataGAAAGTTTTTCCATGGAAAGATttacatggaaaatgaaaaaaatagttgtttgattgacattattttctagctaaaaatcaaaaatttttttatgaaaaatttagattttgttgtttgattgctcttatttttgatggaaaatgaaacattttccatggaaaagaCCTCATTTGTTGTACCATCAAAACGTCGCGGGATCTGTTCATCGatatggataaatttatttaaaatattatcaagttatataatttatcatttttttaaaaaaaattaaaagaaaaggaaaaaattttcttataaatttttaaatgaaaagtcattttaaatatttcaatggcACGTTATCTTTTCACATAGCCCCTTACGTTTTCACTGGAAAACTTTTCCCAGGGTGGAGATACGAAAAATTTTCCATTGATTTGAGGATGAGAGTCACATGATagagtttgtggaaaaattttccacggaaaattttggcaaacaaatAGCCTATTTAGCTGAAAAATGACCCGTAGAAAATTTTTTTCAGGgaaaaaaaagggcaatcaaacacaacctAGGTTCAATATTTGTTATAAGTGGATCTTTTCTTCCTTGGCGACTGATGGCATACTCCCTTCTGGCCTACCCAAGTGCGACTTCGTGTCGGTTTAGGGTACGGTCAACTCACCGGGGGGATCGCCCTCCCAATTCGAAGTTTTTTCCTGGAAGTTTAAGagatcttatttaatataataataatattatctattagtctcctatatttttttcttttttgcatttttaaaccaaaaactcaaaaaaaatacaaaagatttaatataaaaccgattTAATGGCCATGATGAAATTTAtgccactttaaatatatgcaaaatgtaaaaaaatctttttaaaaccCTCTGCAATCATATTACCATCCATTTCCATTACATTAGATCATCCTATTAAATGTctaatataaaaccaatttaatgcccatgataaaatcaatgcctattatataattaatttttattaattactaataacatatttaatataataaaaatattaaaattattccttgAATCACTCTTATAGCActttatacatctactttaatagtatgtatagatattaattttttagttaaagttttatttgtaattatatatatatatatatatatatttttttaattttatttttgaaaaagttggccaaagtaaattaaatttgagtATTAATTGTTGTTACTTAAGTTCATATTGTTAAATTGAGTTAATGATTTCTTgtagaataattaaaataaattcacagATATGCTATAAATTAGTATTTCccttaaattttaatatcaatcTATTGgattaattaaactattaaaTTTCATAGGGACACACTTGCACCACGAAATTATTATTGAAGTTAAAGGCCATGAGTAGCACACTTatattatgaaatataaattGAGATATAGCCTCTacttatgtataaatatatgagaaataacaatttaaaccatatataaaaattataatattatttattaaataaaatgtcaCTAAAATACATGATATATAAGAGAAAACTAAGAACCAAGGCATAGCCTAGTGGTGTCCTACCTTGCTTTTGTTTAAAGATGCCTTGAGTTCAAAACCTTTTAAGCAGAATGTGTCCTAATAGAACCAAatctcaatttaattaaaactttaaatatatcttaatcatggatatatttagaattaaaatttaagtgTCCCAATCTTAAtcgattttgaaatttttttaaattaaattatttggttttttggACTAGAATACAAATCCCGAGGtgaaaaaatgcaaataaaaatattttttgaccaagatgcaaattacaagattccTCTTGAGAACACATATGTCGAGACAATCTCAAATCTCAGGATAGCTTGAATACACATCCCGAGAtgatcctaaatttcatatagcTCGAGAATAGATTTCGAGGTAACTTGAGAAAGTGCGAATACCCAAACACATATCCGAGGCAAATTGGgttaattgaatttaaaaaaaatttaaattaattaaaatt encodes the following:
- the LOC120255010 gene encoding actin-related protein 2/3 complex subunit 4, whose translation is MANSLRSYLACIRNTLDAAMCLQNFPCQEVERHNKPEVELKTSPELLLNPILICRNEAEKCLIETSINSVRVSIKVKRADELEKHTGKKFLRFLSMRAEAFQVLRRKAIQGYDLSFLITNYHCEDMQKHKLIDFIVQFMRTLDKEISELKLSVNTRGRLG